One part of the Candidatus Neomarinimicrobiota bacterium genome encodes these proteins:
- a CDS encoding NAD-dependent epimerase/dehydratase family protein: MSKAMHPDDKIYVAGHQGLVGSALVRQLQAQGYERTITRSLEELDLTDQTAARDLFAAERPDHVFLAAAKVGGIHANNTYPAEFIQVNLAIQTNVIHEAW, from the coding sequence ATGAGTAAGGCCATGCATCCCGATGATAAGATCTACGTGGCCGGCCATCAGGGGCTGGTGGGATCGGCGCTGGTGCGGCAGCTCCAGGCCCAGGGTTATGAGCGCACCATTACCCGATCACTGGAGGAACTGGACCTGACTGACCAGACAGCGGCCCGGGACCTTTTTGCGGCCGAGCGTCCGGATCACGTGTTCCTGGCGGCAGCGAAAGTAGGGGGCATTCACGCTAATAACACCTACCCCGCTGAGTTTATCCAGGTCAACCTGGCTATCCAGACCAACGTGATCCACGAGGCGTGG